A single window of Gammaproteobacteria bacterium DNA harbors:
- a CDS encoding insulinase family protein produces MTACTTLANGVRVLSRPLPGRRSASLGLWLRNGSRHETPGQDGYAHLLEHLLFHGGGRYTDQFAVLGGHVNARTMRELTAFHGLVTGDRVGALAGLFAALLLEPRLGAKELAAELPAVWHERRMASQSLWDEQEAFALRRVWDGHPLARPILGSGNRPRANAAAVQEYCASRLRGPAIWVVAAGDVRHDELVEACRALEQLPAGDQRDAPPAEFTPCSLHGPAGGDGSDLLWLMPVPTLGEPAYPALLLAEQIAAGAPLSARLQYELRERLGLAYAVESRLELYSDCGLWWIRVRCEPGMEGRCATAVESVMEALIQHGPGREELVRHLAQLQARWTLEEDDPECVMERIAHEIAYLDRVTALNERLARLAALGPDDIRHALADAWRRHASFIWGSQAARRAV; encoded by the coding sequence ATGACGGCCTGTACCACACTCGCGAATGGTGTCCGCGTCCTGAGCCGCCCGCTGCCCGGCCGGCGCAGCGCGTCACTCGGGCTCTGGTTGCGCAACGGTTCACGCCACGAAACCCCCGGCCAGGATGGCTACGCGCACCTGCTCGAGCATCTGCTGTTCCACGGCGGCGGTCGTTACACCGACCAATTCGCGGTGCTGGGCGGTCATGTCAATGCCCGCACCATGCGTGAACTTACCGCCTTTCACGGCCTGGTGACCGGTGATCGCGTGGGCGCGCTGGCAGGCCTGTTCGCCGCCCTGCTGCTCGAACCGCGCCTCGGGGCGAAGGAACTTGCCGCCGAACTGCCCGCGGTATGGCATGAGCGCCGGATGGCCTCGCAGTCCCTGTGGGACGAGCAGGAGGCCTTCGCGCTCCGGCGCGTCTGGGATGGACACCCGCTCGCCCGGCCGATCCTGGGGAGCGGGAACAGACCCCGGGCCAATGCCGCGGCAGTGCAGGAATATTGCGCGTCCCGTCTGCGCGGTCCCGCGATCTGGGTCGTGGCGGCGGGCGATGTCCGTCATGACGAACTGGTGGAGGCCTGTCGTGCGCTGGAGCAACTGCCCGCCGGGGATCAGCGCGATGCGCCGCCAGCGGAATTCACGCCCTGCTCCCTGCACGGACCCGCGGGCGGCGACGGTTCCGACCTGCTCTGGCTGATGCCGGTACCGACCTTGGGCGAACCGGCCTATCCGGCATTGCTGCTCGCGGAACAGATCGCCGCCGGGGCGCCGCTCTCCGCACGTCTGCAATACGAGTTGCGCGAACGGCTCGGGCTCGCATATGCAGTCGAGTCCCGTCTGGAGCTCTATAGCGATTGCGGTCTCTGGTGGATCCGCGTGCGCTGCGAACCCGGCATGGAAGGACGCTGCGCCACGGCGGTCGAATCCGTCATGGAAGCGCTGATCCAGCATGGACCGGGGCGCGAGGAGCTGGTTCGCCATCTCGCTCAACTGCAGGCGCGCTGGACGCTGGAGGAAGACGACCCCGAGTGCGTAATGGAACGCATCGCGCACGAGATCGCCTACCTGGACCGTGTCACAGCCCTCAACGAACGCCTGGCCCGGCTCGCCGCCCTGGGACCGGACGATATCCGCCACGCGCTCGCCGATGCGTGGCGGCGGCACGCGTCTTTCATCTGGGGCTCGCAAGCCGCGCGGCGCGCGGTGTAG
- a CDS encoding DUF748 domain-containing protein — MPAAPVPTQYPVLRQLKRPALILAGLLIIYALAGFILLPAIARSQAVDILKERYRLDLEIGKLRFNPFTFSARLEGVSLSDPGGERLLAFAAFGADFELRSLIDRALVFKSVTLSRPYVHIHLREDGTVNLARAFASPPGETADDGPASAPPALIIGDIALNGGDLHFTDNSQGRDFDQHFTPLDLHVQRFSTRPEDRSDLVGLNISIGESGRLTVSGDLSAIPTRFDIQLAARGIPLAIFQPYLEDRLPARISDGSLDFDLSLAQGEPGQTSRLKLSGKAAIRGLAVKLKERDDVALAWEEVAANGMTLDLSPDRLAIGEIAIRGLDTSFKIYADGRTNVSEMARQARGESPESAAMAPEEPAAAGTDSTTSGFPYAIDRVVVAGSHLMFSDTQIQPNVRIRIEDLAGEIRGIASAPEAQTTIALTGRVGEYGKAKIDGAARLAAPRQDLKARVTFDNVELTSFSPYAGKFAGYTIDKGKLFLDLDYTLAGSRIRGENHAVFDQFELGDRVDSADALKLPIKFALSLLRDREGRIDIDLPVEGDVDAPGFRLGPLVVKALVNLVTRIVTAPFDFIAGMFVGGPEMEYAVFAPGDGALPGAEREKILPLSRALAERPRLVVEVQGWADPGADAVALRQGKFDALLAAAGPPTDAALVTAYDGFFGAGAVAALRTELAAGARSDPAAEPAGEMPADPEAAFRAELSNRLLAAQPVTDEELAALAYARGEQVMGLLVQDGGVEAERVFVRRGEIARDGEGTRAKLILDAR, encoded by the coding sequence ATGCCCGCGGCACCCGTACCGACGCAATATCCCGTCCTCCGCCAACTCAAACGCCCCGCGCTGATCCTGGCGGGGTTGCTGATCATATATGCGCTCGCGGGATTTATCCTCCTGCCCGCAATCGCGCGCTCGCAGGCCGTGGATATCCTCAAGGAGCGTTACCGTCTCGATCTGGAGATCGGCAAGCTTCGCTTCAACCCGTTCACCTTTTCCGCGCGTCTCGAAGGCGTGAGCCTGAGCGATCCGGGCGGCGAGCGGCTGCTGGCGTTCGCGGCCTTTGGCGCGGATTTCGAGCTGCGCTCGCTGATCGATCGGGCCCTGGTCTTCAAGTCGGTCACCTTGAGCCGGCCCTATGTGCACATTCATCTGCGTGAGGACGGGACGGTGAACCTGGCGCGGGCCTTCGCGTCACCGCCGGGCGAGACTGCCGATGACGGACCCGCTTCGGCGCCCCCGGCACTGATCATCGGGGACATCGCGCTGAACGGTGGAGACCTGCACTTCACGGACAATTCTCAGGGCCGTGATTTCGATCAGCACTTCACGCCGCTCGACCTGCACGTACAGCGCTTCTCGACGCGGCCGGAGGATCGCTCCGATCTCGTCGGCCTGAACATCAGTATCGGTGAGAGCGGGCGGCTAACGGTCTCGGGCGATCTGTCGGCCATCCCGACCCGTTTCGATATTCAACTCGCTGCACGCGGCATCCCGCTGGCCATCTTCCAGCCCTATCTTGAGGATCGCCTGCCGGCACGTATCAGTGACGGGTCGCTCGACTTCGATCTCTCGCTCGCGCAGGGGGAGCCGGGACAGACCTCGCGACTGAAGCTGAGCGGCAAGGCCGCCATTCGCGGGCTCGCGGTCAAGCTCAAGGAGCGCGACGATGTGGCGCTGGCCTGGGAAGAGGTGGCGGCGAACGGCATGACGCTGGATCTGAGCCCCGATCGTCTCGCCATCGGCGAGATCGCCATCCGCGGGCTCGATACCTCGTTCAAGATCTACGCCGACGGCCGCACGAACGTCAGCGAGATGGCGCGCCAGGCGCGCGGGGAGTCGCCGGAATCCGCGGCGATGGCGCCGGAGGAACCGGCAGCGGCGGGTACGGATTCGACGACGTCCGGCTTTCCATACGCAATCGACCGCGTCGTCGTCGCCGGTTCGCACCTGATGTTCAGCGACACACAGATCCAGCCGAACGTGCGGATACGCATCGAGGATCTTGCCGGCGAGATACGCGGCATCGCCTCCGCTCCCGAAGCGCAAACGACCATCGCGCTCACCGGCCGCGTCGGCGAATATGGGAAGGCGAAGATCGACGGCGCGGCGCGACTCGCGGCGCCCAGGCAGGACCTGAAGGCCAGGGTCACGTTTGATAACGTCGAGCTGACCTCGTTCTCGCCCTACGCGGGCAAGTTCGCCGGTTACACCATCGACAAGGGCAAGCTGTTCCTCGATCTGGACTACACCCTGGCCGGCAGCCGCATCCGGGGCGAGAATCACGCCGTGTTCGATCAGTTCGAACTCGGCGACAGGGTCGACAGCGCGGATGCCCTCAAGCTGCCCATCAAGTTCGCGCTGTCGCTGCTGCGCGACCGCGAAGGCCGCATCGACATCGATCTGCCGGTGGAAGGCGATGTCGACGCGCCCGGTTTCAGGCTGGGTCCGCTGGTCGTCAAGGCGCTGGTCAATCTGGTCACGCGTATCGTCACCGCGCCTTTCGATTTCATCGCCGGCATGTTCGTTGGCGGGCCGGAGATGGAATACGCCGTATTCGCGCCGGGCGACGGCGCGCTGCCCGGCGCGGAGCGCGAAAAGATCCTGCCCCTGTCGCGCGCGCTTGCCGAACGGCCGCGCCTCGTGGTCGAGGTCCAGGGCTGGGCGGATCCCGGCGCCGATGCCGTCGCCCTGCGGCAGGGCAAGTTCGATGCCTTGCTGGCCGCCGCAGGCCCGCCCACGGACGCCGCGCTGGTCACCGCGTACGACGGTTTTTTCGGCGCCGGCGCCGTGGCCGCGTTGCGCACCGAACTTGCGGCCGGAGCCCGGTCCGATCCGGCGGCGGAGCCTGCCGGAGAGATGCCCGCCGATCCCGAGGCAGCGTTCCGGGCCGAGTTGAGCAATCGTCTGCTCGCCGCCCAGCCGGTGACCGACGAGGAACTGGCGGCGCTCGCCTATGCCCGCGGCGAACAGGTGATGGGCCTGCTCGTACAGGACGGCGGCGTGGAGGCGGAGCGCGTCTTCGTGCGCCGGGGCGAGATTGCCCGCGACGGCGAGGGCACGAGGGCGAAACTGATCCTCGATGCGCGCTAG